A portion of the Bifidobacterium lemurum genome contains these proteins:
- a CDS encoding HipA family kinase — protein MLCPILFVFATHARHWRVPSPELLSIASLRVDSSRLQTESSSPSIDRGWLRETGTEATSMRYVLRIYDTPLMEFDASYGEGLRAGTLNAHILWFDEAQRTRLPFPLAPDPTDAQLTTWLQRRTIPKNRRFAVEILKQAGLTISDTLGIIDLCKGLSVNDSYWIEKTNEQLAFNDINLFDNPLDETLAIVAYTGYTSSEKHDIGLSSEWTTDGQFPKAWRHMRDGLELWKAGTEGYANAGMEPYSEFLASQLAAKLGLHAVSYRLEQWKGKLASVCPCMNTKDVSFVPFYAATGLAGFPAMLACAKAISHDEYEAMRTMLVFDALIINQDRHANNHGLLRNNVTGGVLAPAPLFDHNMSLFKNDMRTDWEAGRWTAAVMDELQPANSLLSFSKQVRQIMGPVQHEWLRRALNVTLEDDSAYPMERGRIDAINTYIHASARRLLDVPVVDENELSAQLDGFADEIESAPVLRNETLLAR, from the coding sequence GTGTTGTGTCCGATTCTCTTCGTTTTCGCCACGCATGCCCGTCACTGGAGAGTTCCGTCACCGGAGCTTCTCAGCATCGCTTCCCTTAGGGTCGATTCAAGCCGACTCCAAACGGAGTCGTCATCGCCTAGTATTGACCGTGGATGGTTACGCGAAACCGGGACGGAGGCGACAAGCATGCGGTACGTATTGCGAATATACGATACGCCGTTGATGGAGTTCGACGCCTCCTACGGTGAGGGATTGCGTGCAGGCACTTTGAACGCGCATATCCTATGGTTCGATGAAGCGCAACGCACGCGGCTACCGTTCCCTCTTGCCCCGGATCCAACCGACGCGCAACTGACAACGTGGCTGCAGCGACGCACGATCCCAAAAAACAGGCGGTTCGCGGTCGAAATCCTCAAGCAGGCGGGACTGACCATCTCAGACACCCTGGGCATCATAGACCTGTGCAAAGGCCTGTCGGTGAACGACTCGTACTGGATCGAAAAAACAAACGAACAGCTCGCATTCAACGACATCAACCTTTTCGACAATCCGTTGGATGAAACGCTGGCCATCGTGGCCTACACAGGGTACACATCCAGTGAGAAACACGACATCGGACTCTCCAGCGAATGGACCACGGACGGTCAGTTTCCAAAAGCCTGGCGGCATATGCGCGATGGTTTGGAGCTCTGGAAGGCCGGCACCGAAGGCTATGCCAACGCAGGCATGGAACCATACTCCGAGTTCCTCGCCTCGCAGCTCGCGGCCAAGCTCGGCCTCCATGCGGTGTCATATCGATTGGAGCAATGGAAAGGCAAGCTGGCTTCGGTATGCCCGTGCATGAACACGAAGGACGTATCGTTCGTGCCGTTTTACGCAGCCACCGGTTTGGCCGGATTCCCTGCGATGTTGGCCTGCGCGAAAGCCATCTCCCATGACGAGTACGAGGCCATGCGCACAATGCTGGTTTTCGACGCGCTGATCATCAACCAAGACAGGCACGCCAACAACCATGGACTCCTGCGGAACAACGTCACCGGCGGCGTTCTCGCTCCGGCACCGCTGTTCGACCATAATATGAGCCTGTTCAAAAACGATATGAGAACGGATTGGGAAGCCGGACGATGGACCGCCGCCGTGATGGACGAGCTTCAGCCGGCGAACAGTCTGCTCTCCTTCTCCAAGCAGGTGAGGCAGATTATGGGTCCGGTTCAGCACGAATGGTTGCGACGTGCGTTGAATGTGACCTTGGAGGATGATTCCGCATATCCGATGGAGAGAGGACGTATTGATGCGATCAATACGTATATTCATGCGTCCGCAAGAAGATTGCTCGATGTTCCCGTGGTTGACGAGAACGAGCTTTCCGCCCAACTGGATGGATTCGCAGACGAAATAGAATCCGCGCCGGTTCTGCGCAATGAAACGTTGCTGGCGCGCTGA
- a CDS encoding pseudouridine synthase has translation MPHAYSRAQKAHEDNTDGIRLQKLLAQAGFGSRRKCEEMITDGRVEVDGELVTELGSRVDPSKQQIRVDGSRVRINTNHVTLALNKPRRVLSAMDDPKGRFTLRDIVGDKYDRIFHMGRLDYESEGLLLMTNDGELSQHVMHPKYEVEKTYIATLEGKISGTVCRRLVTTGVQLDDGWIKLDRCSILDSNRDSTIVKVVLHSGKNRIVRRIFGSIGYPVKRLVRTQIGPIKLGDLKPGSYRVLSQTEIRSLSKEVGL, from the coding sequence ATGCCACACGCATATTCCCGTGCCCAGAAGGCGCACGAAGACAACACCGATGGAATCCGTCTGCAGAAGCTGCTCGCTCAGGCAGGCTTCGGTTCTCGACGCAAATGCGAGGAGATGATCACCGACGGCCGTGTCGAGGTCGATGGCGAACTGGTCACCGAACTGGGCAGCCGCGTCGATCCAAGCAAACAGCAGATCCGCGTCGACGGTTCCCGTGTTCGTATCAACACCAATCACGTCACGCTCGCGTTGAACAAGCCCCGGCGCGTGCTCTCCGCCATGGACGATCCCAAGGGACGCTTCACGCTGCGCGACATCGTGGGCGACAAATACGACCGTATCTTCCATATGGGCCGCCTCGACTACGAGTCCGAAGGCCTGCTGCTCATGACGAACGACGGCGAGCTCAGCCAGCATGTGATGCACCCCAAGTACGAGGTGGAGAAAACCTATATCGCCACGCTCGAAGGCAAGATCAGCGGCACGGTGTGCCGCAGGCTGGTGACCACGGGCGTGCAGCTCGACGACGGCTGGATCAAGCTCGACCGTTGCTCGATCCTCGACTCCAACCGCGACAGCACCATCGTCAAGGTCGTGCTGCATTCGGGCAAGAACCGCATCGTGCGCCGCATCTTCGGTTCCATCGGATACCCGGTCAAGCGGCTGGTCCGCACGCAGATCGGCCCGATCAAACTCGGCGATCTGAAGCCGGGCTCCTACCGCGTGCTCAGCCAGACCGAAATCCGTTCGCTCTCCAAGGAGGTCGGCCTGTGA
- a CDS encoding DUF3017 domain-containing protein, whose protein sequence is MKNHPTVSETNEGKPWFEWIVLAMVALAVVVAFFGYTMAATAVLAVTAIVTGVLRLALRERSPWKVRSVAFDSFIGIALGIGLLVTYFSISLIM, encoded by the coding sequence ATGAAGAACCATCCGACCGTTTCCGAAACGAATGAGGGCAAGCCTTGGTTCGAATGGATCGTGCTCGCCATGGTGGCGCTTGCCGTCGTCGTGGCCTTCTTCGGATACACGATGGCCGCCACGGCGGTGCTCGCCGTGACGGCCATCGTCACCGGTGTTCTGCGTTTGGCGTTACGCGAACGCAGCCCCTGGAAAGTGCGCTCAGTGGCGTTCGACTCCTTCATCGGCATCGCGCTGGGCATCGGACTGCTCGTCACGTACTTCAGCATCAGCCTCATCATGTGA
- a CDS encoding helix-turn-helix transcriptional regulator, translating to MAEGSSGRRRFSDKWGKHELDVLAVLSSAFPQWLTSRQIAQRVKAYADSYGELADQAAKAAFAKQFQRDRAKLAAMGIAIESRQPEYSSKSEGQDFASYRLQLGDEPRVRLHFEPEDLPVLAAANYLARSMSMSSEPEQPQLTHQSRTTPRVPQTPIPGLGLDSIAPGLGTQTIPDALVKVIDSRRFAATVDVDGEHLNVAYTDSDDLAMYVLEHPGASIVSPQEAVDAFHRRLHAATQFTLADETASDNSATVVSEAISSVSEPGDPESIKAQAKKNGASFQTGSEVDRRLRLMLFLSAHLGEEFSLAELAERFIGKSKGGDDLKKQINIIHKDINTLTTVSDDGEMAGSQFFDIDWPLLDSEGIVSATNSLGLERLAGISPQYLSMLTASVSYLAHAPLLPAYQRDQAESLYRRLRKHVTPGQTPWLSLTGYEIEPRSFTIVKRAISTGSLLDMEYTDGAGRTRRKLVAPAKIFVDEGVYYAAVWTDVAKAAPKEMKSHVVKDTTIDKTNGKPRTWQVLRLARIEDATMVEPVAKLDIPDVPVAELRKWNFDNGTAAVFITDQSGLPFIKSLPGAQVEACGTGEKVHLIVSSDSWFVAFCIAHARHITAVAPETLRTMIVARAQRELSLSESDK from the coding sequence ATGGCAGAGGGTAGCAGCGGACGCCGGCGTTTTTCGGACAAATGGGGCAAGCACGAACTTGATGTGCTCGCCGTTTTGTCATCCGCCTTTCCGCAATGGCTGACGTCCCGTCAGATCGCCCAGCGGGTCAAGGCCTACGCCGATTCATACGGAGAGCTCGCCGATCAGGCGGCCAAGGCCGCGTTCGCCAAGCAGTTCCAGCGCGACCGTGCCAAACTCGCCGCCATGGGCATCGCCATCGAATCACGCCAGCCCGAATACTCGTCCAAGTCGGAAGGACAGGATTTCGCGTCCTACCGTCTGCAGTTGGGCGACGAACCGCGCGTGCGCCTGCATTTCGAGCCCGAGGATCTGCCGGTGTTGGCCGCGGCCAACTATCTGGCCCGTTCGATGTCCATGTCGTCCGAGCCCGAGCAGCCGCAGCTCACCCACCAGTCGCGTACCACGCCACGCGTGCCGCAGACCCCGATTCCCGGTCTCGGATTGGACTCCATCGCGCCCGGTTTGGGCACGCAGACCATTCCCGACGCGCTGGTCAAAGTGATCGATTCACGTCGTTTCGCCGCCACCGTCGACGTGGATGGCGAGCATCTCAACGTCGCCTACACGGATTCCGACGATCTGGCCATGTATGTGCTGGAGCATCCCGGCGCGTCCATCGTCAGCCCGCAGGAGGCGGTCGACGCCTTCCACCGTCGCCTGCACGCCGCCACGCAGTTCACCTTGGCCGACGAAACCGCCAGCGACAACAGCGCCACCGTCGTTTCGGAAGCCATCAGCAGTGTCAGCGAGCCGGGAGACCCCGAATCGATCAAAGCCCAGGCCAAGAAGAACGGCGCGTCCTTCCAGACCGGCAGCGAGGTGGATCGCCGACTGCGTCTGATGCTGTTCCTTTCCGCGCATCTGGGCGAGGAGTTCTCGCTGGCCGAACTGGCGGAACGCTTCATCGGCAAGTCCAAGGGCGGCGACGATCTCAAAAAGCAGATCAACATCATCCACAAGGACATCAACACGCTCACCACCGTCTCGGACGACGGCGAGATGGCCGGCAGCCAGTTCTTCGACATCGATTGGCCGCTGCTTGATTCCGAAGGCATCGTCTCGGCCACCAATTCGCTTGGTTTGGAGCGTCTGGCCGGCATCTCGCCGCAGTATCTGAGCATGCTCACCGCCTCGGTAAGCTATCTCGCGCACGCGCCGCTGCTGCCCGCATATCAGCGCGACCAGGCGGAATCGCTGTATCGCCGGCTGCGCAAACATGTCACGCCGGGGCAGACGCCGTGGTTGAGCCTGACCGGCTACGAAATCGAACCGCGAAGCTTCACCATCGTCAAGCGCGCCATCTCCACCGGATCCCTGCTCGATATGGAATACACCGACGGAGCGGGCCGCACCCGACGCAAGCTGGTGGCGCCGGCGAAGATCTTCGTGGACGAGGGCGTGTATTACGCGGCCGTGTGGACGGACGTGGCCAAAGCCGCGCCCAAGGAGATGAAATCCCACGTCGTCAAAGACACGACCATCGATAAGACGAACGGCAAGCCGCGCACCTGGCAGGTGCTGCGTCTGGCGCGCATCGAGGATGCCACGATGGTCGAACCTGTCGCCAAACTCGATATTCCCGACGTGCCGGTGGCAGAATTGCGCAAATGGAATTTCGACAACGGCACCGCCGCGGTGTTCATCACCGACCAAAGCGGTCTGCCGTTCATCAAGTCACTGCCCGGCGCGCAGGTTGAGGCTTGCGGCACGGGGGAGAAGGTGCATCTCATCGTCTCCTCGGATTCCTGGTTCGTCGCCTTCTGCATCGCCCATGCGCGCCATATCACAGCGGTCGCGCCGGAGACGCTGCGCACGATGATTGTCGCCCGGGCGCAGCGTGAGCTGAGCCTGAGCGAATCCGACAAGTAA
- a CDS encoding MIP/aquaporin family protein yields the protein MEETKQQPLAIRVAAELAGSFLLCFAIYAFSTWGSAVFGINVVFAALATGLAYAAVTAIFSKVSGGQLNPAVTVAAVLTSKTKVLDGVLYVIAQVLGAIAAGFAVVALIPTNETVTMSIWLPGAVNGFEAGSVSYSVLSQYDISFSVTLAIIIEVIAALLVVAAAMSSLGEHGESSDRHVWMMGLSYALATAITYPVTGAGLNPARSTGIALAAQGQGLTQNPLSQLWVFWICPVLAAAVVALVMIAAQMINDAMSRPKPVVAVEGDDVETLSGEADFVEAEDSHDEADAEVRDEQSDAQRDADEGVERH from the coding sequence ATGGAAGAAACGAAGCAACAGCCCTTGGCCATCCGCGTGGCCGCGGAATTGGCTGGAAGTTTCCTGTTGTGCTTTGCCATCTACGCGTTTTCGACCTGGGGGTCGGCCGTATTCGGCATCAATGTGGTGTTCGCCGCGCTGGCCACCGGTCTGGCCTATGCGGCGGTGACGGCGATCTTCTCGAAGGTCTCCGGCGGCCAGCTCAATCCCGCGGTGACCGTCGCCGCCGTGCTCACCTCGAAAACCAAGGTGCTCGACGGCGTGCTGTATGTGATCGCCCAAGTGCTCGGCGCCATCGCCGCGGGCTTCGCGGTGGTCGCGCTGATCCCCACCAACGAGACGGTGACGATGAGCATCTGGCTGCCCGGCGCGGTCAACGGTTTCGAGGCGGGCTCCGTCTCCTACTCCGTGCTCAGCCAGTACGACATCAGCTTCTCGGTCACGCTGGCGATCATCATCGAGGTGATCGCCGCGCTGCTGGTGGTCGCCGCCGCCATGTCCTCGCTGGGCGAGCATGGCGAATCCTCCGACCGTCATGTGTGGATGATGGGCCTGTCCTACGCGCTTGCCACCGCCATCACCTACCCGGTGACCGGCGCCGGTCTGAACCCGGCCCGCTCCACGGGTATCGCGCTCGCCGCACAAGGCCAGGGACTGACGCAGAATCCGCTATCCCAGCTGTGGGTGTTCTGGATCTGCCCGGTGCTGGCCGCCGCGGTGGTGGCGCTGGTGATGATCGCCGCGCAGATGATCAACGACGCCATGTCCCGTCCGAAGCCCGTGGTGGCCGTCGAAGGCGACGACGTCGAAACCCTGTCGGGCGAGGCGGATTTCGTCGAGGCCGAGGACTCACATGATGAGGCTGATGCTGAAGTACGTGACGAGCAGTCCGATGCCCAGCGCGATGCCGATGAAGGAGTCGAACGCCACTGA
- the purH gene encoding bifunctional phosphoribosylaminoimidazolecarboxamide formyltransferase/IMP cyclohydrolase — protein sequence MTNTNRPIRRALVSVFHKEGIEVLADAFVKAGTEVVSTGSTAKTLAALGVSVTEVSEVTGFPESLDGRVKTLDPHIHAGILADMTNADHVAQLEQLGIKPFDLVVVNLYPFADTVRSGAETDAIIEKIDIGGPSMVRGAAKNHATVAIVTDPQDYALVASRVADGTGFSLDERRWLAAKAFAHTAAYDATINEWTAKQWPKPATVAADDEQADTAKFPAQFTRTWDRANTLRYGENSHQQAALYLDPLNQTGFAHAEQLGGKPMSYNNYVDADAAWRAVWDMAPSIAVAIVKHNNPCGLAIGATAAEAHKKAHACDPVSAYGGVVACNTTVTLDMAESVRPIFTEVIVAPAYEPEALELLQTKKKNLRILKVAEPPKGHEQIRAIDGGLLVQDTDLIDAPGDDPNGWKLVSGEAADAETLKDLVFAWRAIRCVKSNAILLAHDQATVGIGMGQVNRVDSCHLAVERANTLADNADRATGAVAASDAFFPFADGAEILIKAGVKAIVQPGGSIRDEEVIEAAKQAGVTMYLTGTRHFFH from the coding sequence ATGACAAACACGAACCGACCGATTCGCCGAGCACTGGTATCGGTCTTCCATAAGGAAGGAATCGAGGTGCTCGCCGACGCGTTCGTGAAAGCCGGCACCGAGGTCGTCTCCACTGGGTCGACCGCCAAAACGCTCGCCGCGCTGGGCGTGAGCGTCACCGAAGTCAGTGAGGTCACAGGGTTCCCCGAAAGCCTGGACGGCCGTGTGAAAACCCTCGATCCGCATATCCACGCGGGCATCCTGGCCGACATGACCAACGCCGACCATGTGGCGCAGCTCGAGCAGCTGGGCATCAAACCCTTCGATCTGGTGGTCGTGAATCTGTATCCCTTCGCCGATACCGTGCGTTCCGGCGCCGAAACCGACGCCATCATTGAAAAAATCGATATCGGCGGCCCCTCCATGGTGCGCGGTGCGGCGAAGAACCATGCCACCGTTGCCATCGTCACCGACCCGCAGGACTACGCGCTGGTCGCCTCCCGCGTGGCCGACGGCACCGGCTTCTCGTTGGACGAGCGCCGTTGGCTCGCCGCCAAGGCCTTCGCGCACACCGCCGCCTATGACGCGACCATCAACGAGTGGACCGCCAAGCAGTGGCCCAAGCCCGCCACCGTGGCGGCCGACGACGAACAGGCCGACACGGCCAAGTTCCCCGCCCAGTTCACCCGCACGTGGGATCGCGCCAACACGCTGCGCTACGGCGAGAACTCGCACCAGCAGGCCGCGCTGTATCTCGATCCGCTCAACCAGACCGGCTTCGCGCATGCCGAGCAGCTCGGCGGCAAGCCGATGAGCTACAACAACTACGTGGACGCCGACGCCGCATGGCGCGCCGTGTGGGATATGGCCCCCTCCATCGCCGTGGCCATCGTCAAGCACAACAATCCGTGCGGTCTGGCCATCGGCGCCACCGCGGCCGAAGCCCACAAGAAGGCCCACGCCTGCGATCCGGTGAGCGCCTACGGCGGCGTGGTGGCCTGCAACACCACCGTCACGCTCGACATGGCCGAAAGCGTGCGTCCGATCTTCACCGAGGTGATCGTGGCCCCCGCCTACGAGCCCGAGGCTCTTGAGCTGCTGCAGACCAAGAAGAAGAACCTGCGTATCCTCAAGGTGGCCGAGCCGCCGAAGGGACACGAGCAGATCCGCGCCATCGACGGCGGACTGCTGGTGCAGGACACCGACCTGATCGACGCTCCCGGCGACGATCCGAACGGCTGGAAGCTCGTTTCCGGTGAAGCCGCGGACGCCGAGACCCTGAAGGATCTCGTGTTCGCATGGCGCGCCATCCGCTGCGTCAAGTCGAACGCCATTCTGCTGGCGCACGACCAAGCCACGGTCGGCATCGGCATGGGCCAGGTCAACCGCGTGGATTCCTGCCATCTGGCCGTCGAGCGCGCCAACACGCTGGCGGACAACGCCGATCGCGCCACCGGCGCGGTGGCCGCGTCCGACGCGTTCTTCCCCTTCGCCGACGGTGCCGAAATCCTGATCAAGGCCGGCGTCAAGGCGATCGTGCAGCCCGGCGGGTCCATCCGCGACGAGGAAGTGATCGAGGCGGCCAAGCAGGCAGGCGTGACCATGTACCTCACCGGCACGCGTCACTTCTTCCACTGA
- the der gene encoding bifunctional cytidylate kinase/GTPase Der: MIRVAIDGPAGVGKSSTSKALAKYFDFAYLDTGAMYRACAWWCLNQGIDLDAETVDEQTVTEAVGAFFTEGHFDISVDPDDPRVTADGEDISQAIRSSEVSSHVSKVSNIIPVRHVLIAAQRAYIAREAAADSYSRGAGIVAEGRDITTVVAPDAEVRILLTASEAVRQARRTGQAVAGVGAEDVAARDKADSQVTNFLTAADGVLTVDNSDMDFSQTLDVLTTIVEDAIEEQEYEQYAANLTGYELDEGDEALIEGRGFADDSASAGPRQVGVLAVVGRPNVGKSSLVNRILGRRAAVVEDTPGVTRDRVSYDAEWAGTDFKLVDTGGWEADVEGIDSAIASQAQIAVQLADAVVFVVDAQVGMTDTDERIVKMLRASGKPVTLAVNKIDDGASEYMAAEFWKLGLGEPYAISAMHGRGVGDLLDAALDSLAKAEKTSGYLTPTNLRRVALVGRPNVGKSSLLNQLADEERAVVNDLAGTTRDPVDEIVTMDGEDWLFIDTAGIKRRQHKLTGAEYYSSLRTQAAIERAELALVLFDASQPISDQDLKVMSTAVDAGRAIVLVFNKWDAMDEFDKQRLERLWATEFDRVTWAQRVNLSAKTGWHTNRLSKAMREALQSWDQRVPTGKLNAFLGQIQAAHPHPLRGGKQPRILFATQAGTRPPRFVIFATGFLEHGYRRFLERSLREEFGFEGSPIQISVNIREKKKRK, from the coding sequence GTGATTCGCGTAGCCATCGACGGTCCCGCCGGCGTGGGCAAGTCGTCCACATCCAAGGCGTTGGCCAAGTATTTCGATTTCGCCTATCTCGACACGGGCGCGATGTATCGCGCCTGCGCCTGGTGGTGCCTGAACCAGGGCATCGATCTGGATGCCGAAACGGTTGACGAGCAGACCGTCACCGAGGCGGTGGGCGCGTTCTTCACCGAAGGCCATTTCGACATCAGCGTCGATCCGGACGATCCGCGCGTGACCGCCGACGGCGAGGACATCAGCCAGGCGATCCGCTCGTCCGAGGTCTCGTCGCATGTGTCGAAGGTCTCGAACATCATCCCCGTACGCCATGTGCTGATCGCCGCGCAACGCGCCTACATCGCGCGTGAGGCCGCGGCCGACTCGTATTCGCGAGGCGCGGGCATCGTGGCCGAGGGACGTGACATCACCACCGTGGTGGCGCCCGACGCCGAGGTGCGCATCCTGCTCACCGCCAGCGAGGCGGTGCGTCAGGCCCGCCGCACCGGACAGGCCGTCGCCGGCGTGGGCGCCGAGGACGTGGCGGCCCGAGACAAGGCCGACTCCCAGGTGACGAACTTCCTGACCGCCGCCGACGGCGTGCTCACCGTGGACAACTCCGACATGGATTTCTCCCAGACCTTGGATGTGCTGACCACCATCGTCGAGGATGCCATCGAAGAGCAGGAATACGAACAGTACGCCGCCAATCTCACCGGCTATGAGCTCGACGAGGGAGACGAGGCGCTGATCGAGGGACGCGGCTTCGCCGACGACTCCGCATCCGCAGGCCCGCGCCAGGTCGGCGTGCTCGCCGTCGTGGGCCGCCCGAACGTGGGCAAGTCCTCGCTGGTCAACCGCATCCTCGGCCGTCGCGCCGCGGTGGTGGAGGACACTCCCGGCGTGACCCGCGACCGTGTGAGCTATGACGCCGAATGGGCCGGAACCGACTTCAAACTCGTCGACACGGGCGGCTGGGAGGCCGACGTGGAGGGCATCGACTCGGCCATCGCCTCGCAGGCGCAGATCGCCGTGCAGCTGGCCGACGCCGTCGTGTTCGTGGTGGACGCCCAAGTGGGCATGACCGACACGGACGAACGCATCGTCAAGATGCTGCGCGCCTCCGGCAAGCCGGTGACGCTGGCCGTCAACAAAATCGACGATGGAGCAAGCGAATACATGGCCGCCGAATTCTGGAAGCTCGGACTCGGCGAGCCCTACGCCATCTCCGCCATGCACGGCAGGGGAGTGGGCGATCTGCTGGACGCCGCCCTGGACTCGCTGGCCAAGGCGGAGAAGACCTCCGGTTATCTCACGCCGACGAATCTGCGCCGCGTGGCTTTGGTGGGACGCCCGAACGTGGGCAAATCCTCGCTGCTCAACCAGTTGGCCGACGAGGAACGCGCCGTGGTCAACGATCTGGCGGGCACCACACGCGATCCGGTCGACGAGATCGTGACCATGGACGGCGAGGATTGGCTGTTCATCGACACGGCCGGCATCAAACGCCGTCAGCATAAGCTCACCGGCGCCGAATACTATTCGTCGTTGCGCACGCAGGCCGCCATCGAACGCGCCGAACTCGCGCTGGTGTTGTTCGATGCCTCACAGCCGATCTCCGATCAGGATCTCAAGGTGATGAGCACCGCGGTGGACGCGGGCCGCGCCATCGTGCTCGTGTTCAACAAATGGGACGCGATGGACGAGTTCGACAAGCAGCGTCTCGAACGTCTGTGGGCCACCGAGTTCGACCGTGTGACCTGGGCGCAGCGTGTGAATCTCTCCGCCAAAACCGGCTGGCACACCAACCGCCTGTCCAAGGCCATGCGCGAGGCGCTTCAATCCTGGGACCAGCGCGTGCCCACCGGCAAGCTCAACGCCTTCCTCGGACAGATCCAGGCGGCGCATCCGCACCCGCTGCGCGGAGGCAAGCAGCCTCGTATTCTGTTCGCCACGCAGGCCGGCACGCGTCCGCCGCGTTTCGTGATCTTCGCCACCGGCTTCCTGGAGCACGGCTACCGTCGCTTCCTCGAACGCTCCCTGCGCGAGGAGTTCGGTTTCGAAGGCTCGCCCATTCAGATTTCGGTGAACATCCGGGAAAAGAAGAAGCGCAAATAA
- a CDS encoding UTP--glucose-1-phosphate uridylyltransferase, with protein sequence MRDAGMSEMAISQFKRLYDVWRHEEASSWIREEDVEPLNGVPSFHDVYETINHDKAVDAFAKTAFLKLNGGLGTSMGLDCAKSLLPVRRHKAKQVRFIDIILGQVLSTRARLGVELPLTLMNSFRTSEDTMKVIQQNRKFVQDDIPVEIIQHVEPKLSEATGEPVSFPENPELEWCPPGHGDLFSTIWESGLLDALEAKGFKYLFISNSDNLGARPSRTLAQHFENTGAPFMVEVATRTYADRKGGHIVRDKVTGRLMLREMSQVHPDDKADAQNIKKHPYFNTNSIWVRIDALKDKLAECDGVLPLPVIRNRKTVDPTNPDTEAVIQLETAMGAAINLFNGAICVQVDRMRFLPVKTTNDLFIMRSDRFHLTDTYEMEDGNYQFPNVELDQRYYKNIHDFDERFPYAVPSLAAANSVTIRGDWTFGRDVIMFADATLEDTGKPSYVPNGEYVGPLGIEPDDWV encoded by the coding sequence ATGCGCGATGCGGGCATGAGCGAGATGGCCATCAGCCAGTTCAAGCGTCTGTACGATGTGTGGCGTCATGAGGAGGCCAGCAGCTGGATCCGCGAGGAGGACGTCGAACCGCTGAACGGCGTGCCCAGCTTCCACGACGTCTATGAGACCATCAACCACGACAAGGCCGTGGATGCCTTCGCCAAAACCGCCTTCCTCAAGCTCAACGGCGGACTCGGCACCTCGATGGGCCTCGACTGCGCCAAATCGCTGCTCCCCGTGCGCAGGCACAAAGCCAAGCAGGTGCGTTTCATCGACATCATCCTCGGCCAGGTGCTCTCCACCCGCGCCCGACTGGGCGTCGAACTGCCGTTGACGCTGATGAACTCCTTCCGCACCTCCGAGGACACCATGAAGGTGATCCAGCAGAACCGCAAGTTCGTGCAGGACGACATTCCCGTGGAGATCATCCAGCATGTCGAGCCGAAGCTCAGCGAGGCGACGGGCGAACCGGTGTCGTTCCCCGAGAACCCCGAGCTCGAATGGTGTCCGCCCGGACACGGCGACCTGTTCTCCACGATTTGGGAATCCGGCCTGCTGGACGCGTTGGAGGCCAAGGGCTTCAAGTATCTGTTCATCTCCAACTCCGACAATCTCGGCGCGCGCCCCTCGCGCACGCTCGCCCAGCATTTCGAGAACACGGGCGCGCCGTTCATGGTCGAAGTGGCCACCCGCACCTACGCCGACCGCAAGGGCGGCCATATCGTGCGTGACAAGGTCACCGGACGTCTGATGCTGCGAGAGATGAGCCAGGTGCATCCGGACGACAAGGCGGACGCCCAGAACATCAAAAAACACCCGTATTTCAACACGAACTCGATCTGGGTTCGCATCGACGCGTTGAAGGACAAGCTCGCCGAATGCGATGGCGTGCTGCCCCTGCCGGTGATTCGCAACCGCAAAACCGTCGATCCCACCAATCCCGACACCGAAGCGGTGATCCAGCTGGAAACCGCGATGGGCGCCGCGATCAACCTGTTCAACGGCGCGATCTGCGTGCAGGTGGACCGTATGCGGTTCCTGCCGGTGAAAACCACGAACGACCTGTTCATCATGCGCTCCGACCGTTTCCATCTCACCGACACCTACGAGATGGAGGACGGCAACTATCAGTTCCCCAACGTGGAACTCGATCAGCGCTATTACAAGAACATCCACGATTTCGACGAACGCTTCCCCTACGCGGTGCCGTCGTTGGCCGCGGCGAACTCGGTGACCATCCGCGGCGACTGGACGTTCGGCCGCGACGTGATCATGTTCGCGGACGCCACGCTCGAGGACACGGGCAAGCCGAGCTACGTTCCCAACGGCGAATACGTTGGGCCGCTTGGTATCGAGCCTGATGATTGGGTGTGA